The Pseudopipra pipra isolate bDixPip1 chromosome 6, bDixPip1.hap1, whole genome shotgun sequence genome includes a region encoding these proteins:
- the CEP170B gene encoding centrosomal protein of 170 kDa protein B isoform X2: MSVTSWFLVSSTGIRHRLPREMIFVGRDDCELMLQSRSVDKQHAVINYDKEKDEHWVKDLGSLNGTFVNDVRIPDQKYITLKLNDVIRFGYDSNMYVLEQIQHKVPEEALKHEKYTSQLQMNYKGTAMKRAEQPMEHGVYAESPQAKLEKGERKAITETNTYRTPLYGQPSWWGEDDANNKDDRRQEEHYSERSKEITQHEEELNGNISTYRDAQEQSVFPFRREPSYFEIPTKEFQQPSKSPETQVHEIPTKDVDTVVAPVVQSHASFTIEFDDGTPGKIKIKDHVTKFSLRQRRPYSKEPAHTEVMSAESKVADWLVQNDPSLMRRQSAGDDVYSTKSDLPVHVRTLKGSWSLTESCSVPSHPFPSPKKGNRHEDGTQSDSEDPVAPKAEKETPAGSERPTEQTRLQRQMRRDPHEMLHNKQAFVIEFFEDTPRKKRSQSFTHSAHSSQSDTDPGMKTKVEKRKNALPAEKVGNSVPPSHLTAQAGKPNSNSCGTQRTSSFKREKTEDRINSSSSSASRASAKTYGSVGRKSKMAQDFMAEYLRETAQSGKPSAEKPAPLPMPVAPRVVISSEPESASAPPLEVKSAQGRRNDEEDSISETGTYTIETESQDKEVEEARKMIDQVFGVLESPEFSRISSAFRPIIKGEKDDSGSHQHLISENGTSQKSPLLQAFSSKAVSGSQAEAQMSAASQGSQKWVSRWASLADSYSEPGSVSGQGDGSAESGAAPKPGEPENSVPSRTRRLLPQLPPSDKSDSPTPTVLVCQESYSEVTKRTIGKDHCTEAYGDPSSRLFIQEDLDPDSLSDASRSDDGFSMEKGKKYKENNKMPEQMGEDNRSESRQPGASRISHVRAVSEPVSTSFYIGDDSNDVGVPSKLSLSMSHAQADKDVKDQEFSFKCAGTPVAGKPPVKDVSAYINAAGKVVISLHQSLPQDQENASGKETASFVRQESFTKDKSSSGVPQNKLPHISSHPLLKDLEAVRSSRMDFSQETHLLLKDTETALAALEAKLLSQSQQLEPSETAGQLEDSLSGDSDVDTASTVSLVSGKNVPTSAPKRKAVASLQKEKSSSTPSIQDQCGQPSARDRLTEKRKTQAPEASNRAEAAKRFQMKRSAGTRGSLDFTDDERGSSSPYLSVPDAVVSDQEHSVTRPVPRRKPYTQTTKEDQSKTTSNVQKIQQVLTRSNSLSTPRPTRASKLRRARLGDTSDNECVDAEKTASNPDAAAQGPKQPTETKKLSRLDILAMPRKRAGSFTVPSDSETAQSRTGFSGRSADSYRKTGVSEVRAAARKTAAAASAKQPFSRTRSSSVKYSSSSTSRRRPQGSDYTSTSEEEYGSNHSSPKHKRSHTSTATQTPRIRGSGLGKQKHNSRETDDDEDFDDHPDPYNFIAQTAEIAEIARLSQTLVKDVAILAREIHDVAGDGDSQSSSGTGPSTSLSSVPNTPASTISAREELVQHIPEASLNYQKVPPGSVELKDFDQNMNDNREEDPSRKTRTRNREEVIFDNLMLNPVSQLSHTIRENTENLAEKMKILFQNSESTWEEMEAKINSENEVPILKTSNKEISSILKELRRVQKQLEVINAIIDPTGNLDIVASNKASSAAKQSTATKVRTANNSGSTLETLSPAQMRNYTQKSNCGSSSLQDSNFIPDGEKYVI; the protein is encoded by the exons AAACGAACACTTACCGCACCCCTCTCTATGGGCAGCCCTCCTGGTGGGGGGAGGATGATGCAAATAACAAGGACGACAGAAGGCAAGAGGAACATTACTCAG AGAGATCCAAAGAGATAACCCAACATGAAGAGGAACTGAATGGGAATATTTCTACTTACAGAGATGCCCAGGAACAATCTGTGTTTCCCTTCCGGAGAGAGCCGAGTTATTTTGAGATTCCAACTAAAGAATTTCAGCAGCCATCCAAATCTCCAGAGACACAGGTCCATGAGATCCCAACAAAGGATGTTGATACTGTGGTAGCCCCTGTTGTACAGAGTCATGCCTCTTTCACCATTGAATTTGATGATGGTACCCCGggtaaaataaagataaaagacCACGTAACTAAATTTTCGCTCAGACAGAGAAGACCATATAGTAAGGAACCAGCTCACACAGAAGTGATGTCGGCAGAGAGCAAAGTGGCTGACTGGCTTGTCCAGAATGACCCAAGCTTGATGAGACGTCAGTCTGCAGGAGATGATGTTTACAGTACTAAGAGTGACCTGCCAGTTCATGTGAGGACACTTAAAG GTTCCTGGTCGTTGACTGAATCGTGTTCTGTGCCTTCACACCCGTTTCCTTCTCCaaaaaaag GCAATAGGCACGAGGACGGGACGCAGAGCGACTCCGAAGACCCCGTGGCGCCCAAGGCGGAGAAGGAGACACCGGCGGGCAGCGAACGTCCGACAGAGCAAACCCGGCTGCAGCGCCAGATGAGGCGGGATCCCCACGAGATGCTGCACAACAAGCAGGCCTTCGTCATCGAGTTCTTCGAGGACACGCCGCGGAAGAAGCGGTCGCAGTCCTTCACGCACAGCGCTCACTCCTCCCAGAGCGACACAGACCCAGGGATGAAGACCAAGGTTGAAAAGCGCAAGAATGCGTTGCCGGCGGAGAAAGTGGGAAATTCAGTGCCGCCATCCCACCTCACAGCCCAGGCAGGCAAACCCAATAGCAACTCCTGTGGGACTCAAAGAACCAGCTCCTTCAAGAGGGAGAAGACTGAGGATCGGATCAACTCTTCGTCGTCCTCTGCTTCCAGAGCATCAGCCAAAACTTATGGGAGTGTTGGGAGGAAGTCTAAAATGGCTCAGGATTTCATGGCTGAGTACTTGCGTGAGACTGCTCAATCTGGGAAGCCAAGTGCTGAGAaaccagcccctctgcccatgCCAGTGGCTCCACGTGTGGTTATATCATCGGAACCAGAGTCTGCCTCTGCCCCACCTCTGGAGGTGAagtctgcccagggcaggaggaatGATGAGGAAGACAGTATAAGCGAAACAGGCACATACACCATTGAGACGGAGTCGCAGGATAAAGAGGTGGAGGAAGCACGGAAAATGATAGATCAG GTTTTTGGCGTTCTTGAGTCACCTGAATTTTCCAGAATCTCTTCAGCCTTTAGACCAATAATTAAAGGTGAAAAAGACGACTCTGGTTCTCATCAGCATCTAATCAGTGAAAATGGCACTAGTCAGAAGTCACCCCTGCTCCAGGCATTTTCCTCAAAAGCTGTGAGTGGGTCCCAGGCTGAAGCACAG ATGTCTGCAGCATCTCAAGGGAGTCAGAAGTGGGTGTCCAGATGGGCAAGCCTTGCAGACAGTTACTCTGAGCCTGGATCTGTCTCTGGGCAGGGTGATGGAAGTGCAG AAAGCGGTGCAGCCCCAAAACCTGGGGAACCAGAAAACTCTGTGCCCTCGAGAACAAGGCGCCTTCTTCCCCAACTCCCACCCAGCGATAAATCAGACAGCCCCACGCCCACGGTCCTGGTTTGCCAGGAGTCCTATTCTGAGGTTACCAAGAGAACCATCGGGAAGGACCACTGCACGGAAGCCTATGGAGATCCCAGCAGTCGCCTCTTCATCCAAGAAGACTTGGATCCGGATAGCCTCAGTGATGCCAGCAGATCTGACGATGGCTTCAGCATggaaaaaggcaagaaatatAAAGAGAACAATAAAATGCCAGAGCAGATGGGGGAAGACAATAGATCAGAGAGCCGGCAGCCAGGAGCCTCACGGATCTCACATGTGAGAGCTGTGAGTGAACCAGTTTCTACTTCATTCTACATTGGCGATGACAGCAATGATGTGGGAGTTCCCTCCAAGCTCTCTCTGAGCATGTCCCATGCTCAAGCAGACAAAGATGTTAAGGATCAGGAGTTTTCCTTCAagtgtgctggcacaccagtTGCTGGAAAGCCACCGGTCAAAGATGTTAGCGCTTATATAAATGCGGCTGGAAAAGTTGTTATTTCCCTTCATCAGAGTCTTCCTCAAGATCAAGAAAACGCATCAGGAAAGGAAACAGCATCTTTTGTTAGACAGGAAAGTTTTACCAAAGATAAATCAAGCAGTGGTGTTCCTCAAAATAAACTCCCACATATTTCAAGTCACCCTCTGCTTAAAGATTTAGAGGCTGTTCGGTCAAGTCGTATGGACTTTAGTCAGGAGACTCATCTTCTTCTCAAGGACACTGAAACTGCCTTGGCAGCATTGGAAGCCAAATTGCTTAGTCAAAGCCAACAGCTGGAGCCCTCAGAAACTGCTGGTCAGCTGGAGGACTCCTTGTCAGGGGACTCAGACGTAGACACTGCTAGCACGGTCAGCTTGGTGAGCGGCAAGAATGTCCCGACGAGTGCCCCAAAACGCAAAGCAGTTGCAAGCTTGCAGAAGGAGAAATCTTCCTCCACACCTTCCATCCAGGACCAGTGTGGGCAGCCCAGCGCTCGGGACAGGCTGACGGAGAAGCGGAAAACACAAGCACCAGAGGCATCAAACCGTGCAGAGGCTGCCAAACGCTTCCAGATGAAGCGGAGCGCTGGGACTCGAGGGTCTCTTGACTTCACGGATGATGAGCGAGGTTCGAGCTCACCCTACTTGTCAGTCCCTGACGCGGTCGTGTCTGACCAAGAGCACTCAGTAACCCGGCCGGTTCCCAGAAGGAAACCTTACACTCAGACCACCAAGGAGGACCAGAGCAAAACGACCTCCAATGTGCAGAAAATCCAGCAGGTTCTCACCCGCTCCAACAGTTTATCCACCCCACGGCCCACACGGGCCTCCAAGCTACGCCGTGCGCGGCTGGGAGATACTTCGGACAACGAATGTGTCGATGCTGAGAAAACGGCCTCCAACCCTGACGCCGCCGCTCAGGGCCCCAAGCAGCCCACGGAGACAAAGAAGCTCTCCCGGCTGGACATCCTCGCCATGCCAAGGAAACGGGCAGGTTCATTTACAGTGCCCAGTGACTCCGAGACAGCACAGTCGAGGACGGGGTTTTCAGGCCGCAGTGCGGATTCCTATCGGAAGACGGGCGTTTCGGAGGTCAGAGCCGCAGcgaggaaaacagcagctgctgcctctgccaagCAGCCTTTCAGCAGGACCCGTTCAAGCAGTGTCAAGTATTCCTCCTCATCCA CATCAAGGCGGAGACCACAGGGTTCAGATTACACTTCTACTTCGGAGGAGGAATATGGCTCAAATCACAGCTCCCCTAAACACAAACGCTCCCATACTTCAACAGCCACACAAACACCGAGGATAcgtggctctgggctgggcaAGCAGAAGCACAACAGCAGAGAAACAGATGATGATGAAGATTTTGATGACCACCCTGACCCCTACAACTTCATAGCACAAACAGCAGAGATAGCCGAAATAGCCAG GCTCAGCCAGACCTTGGTGAAGGATGTGGCCATCCTGGCTCGAGAGATTCACGATGTTGCTGGAGATGGGGACTCACAGAGCTCATCGGGGACAGGACCAAGCACCTCCCTCAGCTCTGTGCCCAACACTCCTGCTTCCACCATATCAGCAAGAGAAGAG TTGGTGCAGCACATTCCAGAAGCAAGTCTGAACTACCAGAAAGTGCCTCCGGGATCAGTGGAACTGAAGGATTTTGACCAAAATATGAATGATAATAGAGAAGAGGATCCctcaagaaaaacaaggacaaGAAACCGTGAGGAG GTAATCTTCGACAATCTGATGTTGAACCCAGTGTCCCAGTTATCACATACAATAcgtgaaaatacagaaaacctAGCTGAAAAAATGAA GATTCTGTTTCAAAACTCAGAAAGCAcctgggaggagatggaggcCAAAATCAATTCAGAAAATGAAGTGCCAATTCTGAAGACCTCAAACAAG GAAATCAGTTCTATCCTGAAGGAGCTCAGGCGAGTTCAAAAACAGCTTGAAG tcatAAACGCTATCATTGACCCCACTGGAAACTTGGATATAGTTGCCAGTAACAAAGCATCTTCTGCTGCTAAACAATCTACAGCCACTAAAGTCAGGACTGCTAACAATTCTGGGTCCACACTGGAGACTTTGTCCCCAGCACAGATGAGAAACTACACTCAGAAATCGAACTGTGGGTCTTCTAGCTTGCAAGATTCAAATTTCATTCCAGATGGAGAGAAATACGTGATCTGA
- the CEP170B gene encoding centrosomal protein of 170 kDa protein B isoform X4 → MSVTSWFLVSSTGIRHRLPREMIFVGRDDCELMLQSRSVDKQHAVINYDKEKDEHWVKDLGSLNGTFVNDVRIPDQKYITLKLNDVIRFGYDSNMYVLEQIQHKVPEEALKHEKYTSQLQMNYKGTAMKRAEQPMEHGVYAESPQAKLEKGERKAITETNTYRTPLYGQPSWWGEDDANNKDDRRQEEHYSERSKEITQHEEELNGNISTYRDAQEQSVFPFRREPSYFEIPTKEFQQPSKSPETQVHEIPTKDVDTVVAPVVQSHASFTIEFDDGTPGKIKIKDHVTKFSLRQRRPYSKEPAHTEVMSAESKVADWLVQNDPSLMRRQSAGDDVYSTKSDLPVHVRTLKGSWSLTESCSVPSHPFPSPKKGNRHEDGTQSDSEDPVAPKAEKETPAGSERPTEQTRLQRQMRRDPHEMLHNKQAFVIEFFEDTPRKKRSQSFTHSAHSSQSDTDPGMKTKVEKRKNALPAEKVGNSVPPSHLTAQAGKPNSNSCGTQRTSSFKREKTEDRINSSSSSASRASAKTYGSVGRKSKMAQDFMAEYLRETAQSGKPSAEKPAPLPMPVAPRVVISSEPESASAPPLEVKSAQGRRNDEEDSISETGTYTIETESQDKEVEEARKMIDQVFGVLESPEFSRISSAFRPIIKGEKDDSGSHQHLISENGTSQKSPLLQAFSSKAVSGSQAEAQMSAASQGSQKWVSRWASLADSYSEPGSVSGQGDGSAESGAAPKPGEPENSVPSRTRRLLPQLPPSDKSDSPTPTVLVCQESYSEVTKRTIGKDHCTEAYGDPSSRLFIQEDLDPDSLSDASRSDDGFSMEKGKKYKENNKMPEQMGEDNRSESRQPGASRISHVRAVSEPVSTSFYIGDDSNDVGVPSKLSLSMSHAQADKDVKDQEFSFKCAGTPVAGKPPVKDVSAYINAAGKVVISLHQSLPQDQENASGKETASFVRQESFTKDKSSSGVPQNKLPHISSHPLLKDLEAVRSSRMDFSQETHLLLKDTETALAALEAKLLSQSQQLEPSETAGQLEDSLSGDSDVDTASTVSLVSGKNVPTSAPKRKAVASLQKEKSSSTPSIQDQCGQPSARDRLTEKRKTQAPEASNRAEAAKRFQMKRSAGTRGSLDFTDDERGSSSPYLSVPDAVVSDQEHSVTRPVPRRKPYTQTTKEDQSKTTSNVQKIQQVLTRSNSLSTPRPTRASKLRRARLGDTSDNECVDAEKTASNPDAAAQGPKQPTETKKLSRLDILAMPRKRAGSFTVPSDSETAQSRTGFSGRSADSYRKTGVSEVRAAARKTAAAASAKQPFSRTRSSSVKYSSSSTSRRRPQGSDYTSTSEEEYGSNHSSPKHKRSHTSTATQTPRIRGSGLGKQKHNSRETDDDEDFDDHPDPYNFIAQTAEIAEIARLSQTLVKDVAILAREIHDVAGDGDSQSSSGTGPSTSLSSVPNTPASTISAREEVIFDNLMLNPVSQLSHTIRENTENLAEKMKILFQNSESTWEEMEAKINSENEVPILKTSNKEISSILKELRRVQKQLEVINAIIDPTGNLDIVASNKASSAAKQSTATKVRTANNSGSTLETLSPAQMRNYTQKSNCGSSSLQDSNFIPDGEKYVI, encoded by the exons AAACGAACACTTACCGCACCCCTCTCTATGGGCAGCCCTCCTGGTGGGGGGAGGATGATGCAAATAACAAGGACGACAGAAGGCAAGAGGAACATTACTCAG AGAGATCCAAAGAGATAACCCAACATGAAGAGGAACTGAATGGGAATATTTCTACTTACAGAGATGCCCAGGAACAATCTGTGTTTCCCTTCCGGAGAGAGCCGAGTTATTTTGAGATTCCAACTAAAGAATTTCAGCAGCCATCCAAATCTCCAGAGACACAGGTCCATGAGATCCCAACAAAGGATGTTGATACTGTGGTAGCCCCTGTTGTACAGAGTCATGCCTCTTTCACCATTGAATTTGATGATGGTACCCCGggtaaaataaagataaaagacCACGTAACTAAATTTTCGCTCAGACAGAGAAGACCATATAGTAAGGAACCAGCTCACACAGAAGTGATGTCGGCAGAGAGCAAAGTGGCTGACTGGCTTGTCCAGAATGACCCAAGCTTGATGAGACGTCAGTCTGCAGGAGATGATGTTTACAGTACTAAGAGTGACCTGCCAGTTCATGTGAGGACACTTAAAG GTTCCTGGTCGTTGACTGAATCGTGTTCTGTGCCTTCACACCCGTTTCCTTCTCCaaaaaaag GCAATAGGCACGAGGACGGGACGCAGAGCGACTCCGAAGACCCCGTGGCGCCCAAGGCGGAGAAGGAGACACCGGCGGGCAGCGAACGTCCGACAGAGCAAACCCGGCTGCAGCGCCAGATGAGGCGGGATCCCCACGAGATGCTGCACAACAAGCAGGCCTTCGTCATCGAGTTCTTCGAGGACACGCCGCGGAAGAAGCGGTCGCAGTCCTTCACGCACAGCGCTCACTCCTCCCAGAGCGACACAGACCCAGGGATGAAGACCAAGGTTGAAAAGCGCAAGAATGCGTTGCCGGCGGAGAAAGTGGGAAATTCAGTGCCGCCATCCCACCTCACAGCCCAGGCAGGCAAACCCAATAGCAACTCCTGTGGGACTCAAAGAACCAGCTCCTTCAAGAGGGAGAAGACTGAGGATCGGATCAACTCTTCGTCGTCCTCTGCTTCCAGAGCATCAGCCAAAACTTATGGGAGTGTTGGGAGGAAGTCTAAAATGGCTCAGGATTTCATGGCTGAGTACTTGCGTGAGACTGCTCAATCTGGGAAGCCAAGTGCTGAGAaaccagcccctctgcccatgCCAGTGGCTCCACGTGTGGTTATATCATCGGAACCAGAGTCTGCCTCTGCCCCACCTCTGGAGGTGAagtctgcccagggcaggaggaatGATGAGGAAGACAGTATAAGCGAAACAGGCACATACACCATTGAGACGGAGTCGCAGGATAAAGAGGTGGAGGAAGCACGGAAAATGATAGATCAG GTTTTTGGCGTTCTTGAGTCACCTGAATTTTCCAGAATCTCTTCAGCCTTTAGACCAATAATTAAAGGTGAAAAAGACGACTCTGGTTCTCATCAGCATCTAATCAGTGAAAATGGCACTAGTCAGAAGTCACCCCTGCTCCAGGCATTTTCCTCAAAAGCTGTGAGTGGGTCCCAGGCTGAAGCACAG ATGTCTGCAGCATCTCAAGGGAGTCAGAAGTGGGTGTCCAGATGGGCAAGCCTTGCAGACAGTTACTCTGAGCCTGGATCTGTCTCTGGGCAGGGTGATGGAAGTGCAG AAAGCGGTGCAGCCCCAAAACCTGGGGAACCAGAAAACTCTGTGCCCTCGAGAACAAGGCGCCTTCTTCCCCAACTCCCACCCAGCGATAAATCAGACAGCCCCACGCCCACGGTCCTGGTTTGCCAGGAGTCCTATTCTGAGGTTACCAAGAGAACCATCGGGAAGGACCACTGCACGGAAGCCTATGGAGATCCCAGCAGTCGCCTCTTCATCCAAGAAGACTTGGATCCGGATAGCCTCAGTGATGCCAGCAGATCTGACGATGGCTTCAGCATggaaaaaggcaagaaatatAAAGAGAACAATAAAATGCCAGAGCAGATGGGGGAAGACAATAGATCAGAGAGCCGGCAGCCAGGAGCCTCACGGATCTCACATGTGAGAGCTGTGAGTGAACCAGTTTCTACTTCATTCTACATTGGCGATGACAGCAATGATGTGGGAGTTCCCTCCAAGCTCTCTCTGAGCATGTCCCATGCTCAAGCAGACAAAGATGTTAAGGATCAGGAGTTTTCCTTCAagtgtgctggcacaccagtTGCTGGAAAGCCACCGGTCAAAGATGTTAGCGCTTATATAAATGCGGCTGGAAAAGTTGTTATTTCCCTTCATCAGAGTCTTCCTCAAGATCAAGAAAACGCATCAGGAAAGGAAACAGCATCTTTTGTTAGACAGGAAAGTTTTACCAAAGATAAATCAAGCAGTGGTGTTCCTCAAAATAAACTCCCACATATTTCAAGTCACCCTCTGCTTAAAGATTTAGAGGCTGTTCGGTCAAGTCGTATGGACTTTAGTCAGGAGACTCATCTTCTTCTCAAGGACACTGAAACTGCCTTGGCAGCATTGGAAGCCAAATTGCTTAGTCAAAGCCAACAGCTGGAGCCCTCAGAAACTGCTGGTCAGCTGGAGGACTCCTTGTCAGGGGACTCAGACGTAGACACTGCTAGCACGGTCAGCTTGGTGAGCGGCAAGAATGTCCCGACGAGTGCCCCAAAACGCAAAGCAGTTGCAAGCTTGCAGAAGGAGAAATCTTCCTCCACACCTTCCATCCAGGACCAGTGTGGGCAGCCCAGCGCTCGGGACAGGCTGACGGAGAAGCGGAAAACACAAGCACCAGAGGCATCAAACCGTGCAGAGGCTGCCAAACGCTTCCAGATGAAGCGGAGCGCTGGGACTCGAGGGTCTCTTGACTTCACGGATGATGAGCGAGGTTCGAGCTCACCCTACTTGTCAGTCCCTGACGCGGTCGTGTCTGACCAAGAGCACTCAGTAACCCGGCCGGTTCCCAGAAGGAAACCTTACACTCAGACCACCAAGGAGGACCAGAGCAAAACGACCTCCAATGTGCAGAAAATCCAGCAGGTTCTCACCCGCTCCAACAGTTTATCCACCCCACGGCCCACACGGGCCTCCAAGCTACGCCGTGCGCGGCTGGGAGATACTTCGGACAACGAATGTGTCGATGCTGAGAAAACGGCCTCCAACCCTGACGCCGCCGCTCAGGGCCCCAAGCAGCCCACGGAGACAAAGAAGCTCTCCCGGCTGGACATCCTCGCCATGCCAAGGAAACGGGCAGGTTCATTTACAGTGCCCAGTGACTCCGAGACAGCACAGTCGAGGACGGGGTTTTCAGGCCGCAGTGCGGATTCCTATCGGAAGACGGGCGTTTCGGAGGTCAGAGCCGCAGcgaggaaaacagcagctgctgcctctgccaagCAGCCTTTCAGCAGGACCCGTTCAAGCAGTGTCAAGTATTCCTCCTCATCCA CATCAAGGCGGAGACCACAGGGTTCAGATTACACTTCTACTTCGGAGGAGGAATATGGCTCAAATCACAGCTCCCCTAAACACAAACGCTCCCATACTTCAACAGCCACACAAACACCGAGGATAcgtggctctgggctgggcaAGCAGAAGCACAACAGCAGAGAAACAGATGATGATGAAGATTTTGATGACCACCCTGACCCCTACAACTTCATAGCACAAACAGCAGAGATAGCCGAAATAGCCAG GCTCAGCCAGACCTTGGTGAAGGATGTGGCCATCCTGGCTCGAGAGATTCACGATGTTGCTGGAGATGGGGACTCACAGAGCTCATCGGGGACAGGACCAAGCACCTCCCTCAGCTCTGTGCCCAACACTCCTGCTTCCACCATATCAGCAAGAGAAGAG GTAATCTTCGACAATCTGATGTTGAACCCAGTGTCCCAGTTATCACATACAATAcgtgaaaatacagaaaacctAGCTGAAAAAATGAA GATTCTGTTTCAAAACTCAGAAAGCAcctgggaggagatggaggcCAAAATCAATTCAGAAAATGAAGTGCCAATTCTGAAGACCTCAAACAAG GAAATCAGTTCTATCCTGAAGGAGCTCAGGCGAGTTCAAAAACAGCTTGAAG tcatAAACGCTATCATTGACCCCACTGGAAACTTGGATATAGTTGCCAGTAACAAAGCATCTTCTGCTGCTAAACAATCTACAGCCACTAAAGTCAGGACTGCTAACAATTCTGGGTCCACACTGGAGACTTTGTCCCCAGCACAGATGAGAAACTACACTCAGAAATCGAACTGTGGGTCTTCTAGCTTGCAAGATTCAAATTTCATTCCAGATGGAGAGAAATACGTGATCTGA